In the genome of Parasteatoda tepidariorum isolate YZ-2023 chromosome 10, CAS_Ptep_4.0, whole genome shotgun sequence, the window catttttctggaATAAATATCCATACATCATATccaaattaaaatgtatctgAAACGGCCATAATACTAGAATTCTACAAAGAAACTAAATCCTACCAACCACTATAGAAAAGAATTTGTACTAAACTGCTACAATAAGCCGAAGTAtggttctatttttatttaacaaatatttctgtaaattaaaggaaaaattgaagtataaaaaatgttagtATGCGTTTCAACTCATTCTTCATGAAATCATGTCACATTGTCTGATGTTGTTGTCTTTCTTCTTTTTGCCAAATGTGGGACAAAGTATATAATGAATCCAGAGAAAAAGGAAATACCCGTTAGAGTGTACATAACGCCATCATAAGATCCATGCTCTCCTCTGAAAtaacctaaaaataatatttcacattacaaaataatacatttataaatatgataaaaagtgCAACActaaaattaagttgaattttaacGGTGACATCGTATCAAGTATTAGTAACCTTGCCaagtttttttctacttaaacttaatgaaaaatatttatatttatttatatccgagagaaaagagaaaaattctaGCAATCAAGAATTTAAACAGCATTGCAATCAGTGAAGCacgaaataatacatttaaacacGCAATACAACAGCCCCAACCCAGGTTGGACATTTGAGGGATCTCATTTAAACAGAGAGTGTTCccttaatttttggaatttttaccAATGGAATTGGAATTAAccttaatttttggaatttttgtcGAAATTGAAGTAATTATCAACACATTATAAGGttcgtaaattaataatttaagagaGAGGATGgactgaaaaatttataatttattttatcaggcgctaataaacatgaattttgaCGGCAGTTAATCGAGTCACTCAAGCaactgtttagtttttttaaatatgtaaaaaaaagttagtttttgtgTTCTatgaattcttaaatttttttggattgaaaaagttaagttttaacaTTCGgttgtatttcatttatttatttagctttataaattttgtagcGTCCGtttgaattaatttgattaGATTTTACACCTTTTGAACTTTACTGCATACATACTGTCGTGTAATAACGTTTGTAATAACGTCATCATTCATaatctgtaatattttattcattagtttAATACTTATATGAATTCGAATGGCAACAGTTTATCAGTTTATGCTTTATGGAGAATGTTAAGAATAGAAATGGATCATTTCTATTTTGTAGCGTCCGtttgaattaatttgattaGTTCCAAAGTGTACAGTTCCAAAGGTGTAAAACCTTTGGAACTTTACTGCATACATACACCTTATTAGCACTACTACAATACTACAAGcactttaaagcaaaaaataattaaaaacattaaaagcttATTATATTTGTAACTATAATCTCTTTCCCAAATTGcaattaacgaaattttttttagaatttgaaagaaCAGTGGCATGTAATTGAAGGAATAAGAATGTCTGGAATATCAGtagtaatgtttaaaaattttgtatgtttctattaagcacaaattaaaatacatcttACCAATCATGGGAGATATGGCAAAGCTTAATGGTGCGTACAACATCGTTTTACAAACCATTGCCATACTTCTTTTCTCTGGTGGCATGTATTCATGTATTAAGGTAATTTGTGAAATCAAATTAGATCCAAAAAATAGAGGAAGCAAAAACTCAACAAACATCAGAAGTAAATAGTTATTGATGAACAATAGAGTAAGACAGGATAATCCAGTACCCACACAGCATATTGAAGTAATCGTAGGTGAAGGTAAGATTTGTTTGTCTATAACAAATCCAGATCCTATTCTTCCACATATATCTGCTAGAGCCAATATCATGACATAATAAACCTCCAGGCTAGCTCCAACATTTTTGTCGCGTACAAAATCAAGAATGATTGTAAACGTAACTGTTGTTATGTATGTTGTGCCGGTAGACATAAGTAGTATGATAATGAAGGATGGGTctatgaaaatgttaaaattttgaagagtaAAAGCTGACAAAGGCTTagcttttagatttttattttctacaggGAGGTTAGATTTGTTTTCAGTCTCTTTATTGACGTCAAAGTTTGCAGCTTCAGTCTCATTTGATGGAAATAAATTGATATGTAAGTTTTGGCTTGCATTATTATCACCAGGACATAGAAAAGACGGTGTTTTCTCAGTGTCTTTCATTTCAATACAACTAACTTTCATGTTAGCTTTTTGATTCTGAACTTTATTTAGTGAACTTTCTTTTGGTGATTTCAGTAACATAGAGAATGGTATAAAATTTGCCACGATAGctgataaaattaagaaagatcCATTAAGTCCGTAGTACTCTATACATATTTCCATTATTAATGGCAACACTGCCCCTCCAAAACATCCTCCTGAATATGCAAAGCCATTAGCTTTACTTTGGTTTGTTGTGAAATGGGCATTAATCATTAATGGTAAATACTGAACTCCAATACCAAAACAAATACCtaaaagaaatagataaaatatttatcttaggCACTTACGTAATTATAACAAacttaactgtaaaatatttttatgctatgcaaaatattttatattgagcaaaataaaaatggcaattttacaTAAGCTTAAATCTAATGTAATTATAATGTTGCTGATTCTTTTCCGTTTGCttgttgctattttattttattatttttaaggaacCAAATATGTGTATAAACTTTCTATTTAgtaatgaacaatatttttagtttaaaataacaataataaatttggcAATAAACTTGCACACACTTTTCTTTACGGATTAATCTAGTTAAGACTAGTGTCGATTGAAGTGATAAGTTGCAAAATCTTGTAGCTCTTTCGCATTGGTGAAAAGCTTTTGCTCCAAAATGGCGGACAAATCGGCCTCTCTAATTCAGGAGCAATGATGCACAGGGGTCGATTGCTGTTTAAAATAGTTCAGTCAGATTTTTTCATCGTgcttgaaaattaaacattcttCAGTATTATCTGGCTCATATAGATCTAAATCTAGATCATCATTTATAGCAATATTTAAGtgtaaagaagagaaaaatgttCGGAAATTGGATTCAAATATTTCAGGTGAAACAGCATTAACTACTGGAAATACTTTAtgccttttattaattaattttacttaattttttgtcGAGATCTCTCATGAGCTACTGCTTAAATCTGCTAGATCTAAAGATCCCAAGTGCTGGTTACCATCGTGAAGcttctttaattttacaaggcatcttgttaaagaaattataaaattaaagagttaatttaattgttgttaGTGACAGAGGCGTGTCTAAGGTATTAGCGGCGCTTGGAGAAGCAAAACGTATTTGCTGCatgctcaaaatttttactacGTGCGTTTTATTGAATGATTCCCGTTTATTAAAGTACCagcttttacaaaatttgttataataatataaaattatccagtttaaccataatattcaattaagatattttaatctagctttaaaaatataaatattggaGTACCTAGCTAATCTAGGTCTAAACCTCAATTAGCATCTGCAGTAGTTAAACGTAGATATTAGCACAAATTAGCACGTATAAACAACACTTTGTGACAACctaaatgacttaaaattttg includes:
- the LOC107448771 gene encoding monocarboxylate transporter 7-like yields the protein MKSETIASIEILTSCFMINFLYGASVRMVSLFYVESIHRFEINRKQASLPYVLPFVMKHLCGPLQGYLQQLFQTKSLIVFANVGTVISIGACFFAEDVLTITISWGLIFGICFGIGVQYLPLMINAHFTTNQSKANGFAYSGGCFGGAVLPLIMEICIEYYGLNGSFLILSAIVANFIPFSMLLKSPKESSLNKVQNQKANMKVSCIEMKDTEKTPSFLCPGDNNASQNLHINLFPSNETEAANFDVNKETENKSNLPVENKNLKAKPLSAFTLQNFNIFIDPSFIIILLMSTGTTYITTVTFTIILDFVRDKNVGASLEVYYVMILALADICGRIGSGFVIDKQILPSPTITSICCVGTGLSCLTLLFINNYLLLMFVEFLLPLFFGSNLISQITLIHEYMPPEKRSMAMVCKTMLYAPLSFAISPMIGYFRGEHGSYDGVMYTLTGISFFSGFIIYFVPHLAKRRKTTTSDNVT